A segment of the Colletotrichum destructivum chromosome 3, complete sequence genome:
TCGATGGGTTGGTAGGTTCACCCAGCCGACCTGTAGACAACATCCATCCTGTTCGAGGCTCAGAGGCTCAAGCAAGGGCTGCGGAAGTTTCGGTTTTCCTTACTCATGGCTGACCCAGGGCCCTCCCTTTCCGCCTCTCACGAGAGCTGGCACTCTCATTTCAGTAACTATCAAGTCAGACGAACACATGTCGTTGGTATACTAGTGCGCCTGCGTGCGACTGACATCTAGTCCGGCAGTCTCAAAAACAGACCACGCTTGAAAAGCGAATTGGCTCAAGGCCAGGGCATGTTACGTTGTCTTGACAGAATGTCTGGGGTTATTGAAGGTTGTCTAAGATCGGGCTGCCAATACTAATTCCCCTGGACCCTGTACAACTATCCTAGTGAAGAGGGAAAGGCTCTGTGCCATACAATTACAGTGTACCACGGTCTTGTGTTTGAAGCAGCCGTACTACAGCACGACTGCCTCAGCTTATCGACGAACCCTTGGCAGACGTATATTTATGTAAGCGTCCAGTAAATGCGAAATGAATCTAAGTCAGGGATCCATTTAACTCGGATCGTTTGAAGCCGGGTAAAGAGTCAAGCCTGAACTCTGAGCGGACTCTGAGCCACCGTAGCTTACGCTAGGCACAAGAATTACAATAACTGCGCATACCCTTCTCCCCCTTTGAAGCACAATTCTGGTCTATGTCGTTTTTTTCAGTCTTCGAAGATACGCGATTTCTATTCATCCGGCCAACGACACCAGCCATGAACAAACCAAGTTCCAGTCAGCATATCAAGTACCTCGCGGTGCTCgcctccatcgtcttcatctgGATGGTCTGGCGTCTGGACTTACACCAGGAagtcgccgacaaggccagCAAGATCGCGCACTCAAACAATATACCCAACGATGGCAGTACCGCAAGCGAAGTCCTTTCCCCccagaaggccgtcgagtATTGCGATCACTACCGCCTCAAGCCGGCTAATCACGACATGGTCCGCAAGCGTAAGGTCTTCGACCTGCTCCTGATCAACACCGAGGTGGAGATGCTCGAGCTCCGCATGGGCCAGATGGCTCCGTATGTCGACTACTTTGTTATCATCGAGTCCGACAAGACGCTCACCGATCATCAAAAGCCGCTGTACATAAGAGAGAACTGGGACCTCTTCAAGTCGTGGCACGACAAGATGATCCTGCGGACCACCGACCTTGAGGCGCTCAAGGACGGCTCGGCCTGGGATCGCGAGGCCAAGAGCCGCAACGCCATGTACGAGCAGGTGATTCCCACGCTCGTCGGCGAACAGGCCGCTGCCATAGATGACGTTCTGGTCGTgtccgacgtcgacgagatcccCAAGCCTGAGATCCTCCGTGCGCTGAGGAATTGCAACATCCCTCCGCGCGTCACCATTCACTCCAAGATCTATTACTACTCATACCAGTGGCTCGCGCGCAACGACTGGGCACATCC
Coding sequences within it:
- a CDS encoding Putative glycosyl transferase, family 17, whose product is MNKPSSSQHIKYLAVLASIVFIWMVWRLDLHQEVADKASKIAHSNNIPNDGSTASEVLSPQKAVEYCDHYRLKPANHDMVRKRKVFDLLLINTEVEMLELRMGQMAPYVDYFVIIESDKTLTDHQKPLYIRENWDLFKSWHDKMILRTTDLEALKDGSAWDREAKSRNAMYEQVIPTLVGEQAAAIDDVLVVSDVDEIPKPEILRALRNCNIPPRVTIHSKIYYYSYQWLARNDWAHPQATVYRGADTVLPDDLRGNANDHHFAHGGWHCSYCFSTVNEMAQKINSFSHAEFNKPEFKDPDWVVDIARRGLDIFGRGDSNFDRIETNHDVPDYVKHNPERFKFLIDRDPSNGNFRDYTPKTPAYRD